A single Ignavibacteriales bacterium DNA region contains:
- a CDS encoding amidohydrolase family protein, with amino-acid sequence MTEVLHPGVIVTCNSSFDILTGHAVVVEGTYIKEIIPSGRAEAVYAEARHIYKPDMVMTPGFIQTHIHLCQTLFRGLADDLELLDWLQLRIFPYENAHSASSLRASVRLGIDELLRGGTTTLLDMGTLRHTEVIFDELAASGIRAFAGKCMIDENDLFPGFKGNTGDELRESYDLAKAFHNTSGGRVNYGFAPRFVLSCSDRLLRETAEMVKDIPGALIHTHSSENKKEVEEVRKKTGKENIDYFNSIGMLEQKTVLAHCIHVHDGEVKTMAEKGTSVAHCPSSNLKLASGIANIPHLLKSGVNVSLGADGAPCNNRLSVFREMNMAALIQKPIHGPTSMNAKEVMKLATINGAKALGIEHLTGSIEPGKKADLVLLNLNKNGFAAKDDPELVCSKIVYSAGQEDVDTVIADGRILVEGGVSRVYDAGEVFSHGKRELKALLGRL; translated from the coding sequence ATGACCGAGGTTCTTCATCCGGGGGTAATTGTTACCTGCAACAGCAGTTTTGATATTCTGACCGGACACGCTGTGGTTGTTGAAGGAACATATATAAAAGAAATCATTCCTTCCGGAAGGGCAGAAGCTGTATATGCTGAAGCGCGGCATATATATAAGCCGGATATGGTAATGACTCCCGGATTCATCCAGACGCATATCCATCTCTGCCAGACGCTGTTCCGCGGGCTTGCCGATGATCTTGAACTGCTTGACTGGCTTCAGCTCAGGATTTTTCCCTATGAAAATGCGCATTCGGCATCATCGCTCCGTGCATCGGTCCGGCTTGGTATTGATGAACTGCTGCGCGGCGGCACCACAACATTGCTTGATATGGGAACGCTCCGCCACACTGAAGTGATATTTGATGAGCTTGCTGCTTCCGGTATCCGCGCGTTTGCGGGGAAGTGCATGATTGATGAGAATGACCTGTTCCCCGGCTTTAAGGGAAATACCGGAGATGAACTGCGTGAATCATACGACCTTGCTAAAGCATTTCATAATACATCCGGCGGTCGGGTTAACTATGGCTTTGCTCCCCGTTTTGTACTCTCCTGCAGCGACCGGCTGCTCAGGGAAACAGCAGAGATGGTTAAGGATATCCCCGGTGCATTGATACATACCCACTCGTCAGAAAACAAAAAAGAAGTGGAAGAGGTGCGGAAGAAAACGGGAAAAGAAAATATAGACTATTTCAATTCCATCGGAATGCTTGAGCAGAAAACGGTTCTTGCCCACTGCATCCATGTTCATGATGGAGAAGTGAAAACCATGGCAGAAAAGGGGACATCGGTTGCGCACTGTCCGTCATCCAACCTGAAACTTGCTTCGGGTATTGCAAATATTCCTCATCTGTTAAAAAGCGGAGTAAATGTATCTCTTGGCGCAGACGGAGCTCCGTGCAATAACCGGCTTTCAGTATTCCGCGAAATGAACATGGCGGCACTGATTCAGAAACCGATACACGGCCCCACCTCCATGAACGCAAAAGAGGTCATGAAACTTGCAACAATTAACGGGGCAAAAGCACTCGGCATTGAACATCTGACCGGAAGCATTGAGCCGGGCAAAAAAGCGGATCTGGTACTCCTGAATCTGAATAAAAACGGCTTTGCGGCAAAGGATGATCCGGAACTGGTGTGTTCCAAGATTGTTTATTCAGCCGGTCAGGAGGATGTGGATACGGTCATTGCCGACGGGAGGATTCTGGTTGAAGGGGGAGTCTCCAGAGTGTATGATGCCGGGGAAGTGTTCAGCCATGGCAAACGGGAACTGAAAGCACTGCTGGGGAGGTTGTAA
- a CDS encoding ABC transporter permease, with amino-acid sequence MPEKSSTTLKKLLPERGAVEEFFISIGGLFEFTIKFFKSVFLPPYEFAEVKKHMDELGVKTLPIVSITGLIIGLVLALQSNPVLARFGAESFLPAMVTLSVVRELGPVMTALLFAGRVSSGIGAELGSMRVTEQIDAMEVTAINPFKFLVVTRVVACTLILPMLSVYVIILAVFGAYIAVVIVQDTTFPLYINAVIDSVRFSDIIPSIGKTFVFGFIVGIVGSFKGYNATRGTEGVGKASTTAVVMSSLLIVIFDMVLVRITLWLWPM; translated from the coding sequence ATGCCGGAAAAAAGCAGCACAACTCTGAAAAAACTCCTGCCTGAACGAGGTGCTGTTGAGGAGTTCTTTATATCCATAGGAGGATTGTTTGAATTCACCATAAAATTTTTCAAGTCTGTCTTTTTACCGCCGTACGAGTTCGCTGAAGTTAAAAAGCATATGGATGAGCTTGGGGTTAAAACGCTCCCTATTGTAAGCATTACCGGTCTGATTATCGGTTTGGTGCTGGCATTGCAGAGCAATCCGGTTCTGGCGCGGTTCGGGGCGGAATCATTCCTCCCTGCAATGGTTACTCTTTCGGTAGTGCGTGAACTTGGCCCTGTGATGACGGCTCTGCTTTTTGCCGGCAGAGTAAGCAGCGGAATAGGCGCTGAACTTGGTTCGATGCGTGTAACAGAACAGATTGACGCGATGGAAGTTACCGCTATCAATCCATTCAAATTCCTGGTGGTAACCCGGGTGGTTGCCTGCACGCTCATTCTGCCGATGCTTTCGGTGTATGTGATTATCCTCGCGGTTTTTGGCGCATATATAGCAGTCGTAATTGTTCAGGATACCACCTTCCCGTTGTATATCAACGCGGTGATTGATTCGGTGCGTTTTTCGGATATTATCCCCAGCATAGGCAAAACCTTTGTTTTCGGATTTATTGTGGGTATTGTCGGCTCCTTTAAGGGATACAACGCAACACGAGGCACTGAAGGTGTGGGCAAAGCATCAACCACCGCCGTGGTGATGTCATCACTGCTCATCGTGATTTTTGATATGGTTTTAGTAAGGATTACCCTCTGGTTATGGCCGATGTAA
- the ubiE gene encoding bifunctional demethylmenaquinone methyltransferase/2-methoxy-6-polyprenyl-1,4-benzoquinol methylase UbiE codes for MQTIPAHSDKKTEVKRIFDSIAGSYDFLNHLLSAGVDFYWRRKALKLTAMGKDAILLDVACGTGDFAIEARKQGVKHIYGADFSGNMLRHFNKKSDWIIGKNVQLAAEHLPFTDAYFTNITVAFGVRNFYDIPMAFKEFARVIKQEGKVTILEFRMPTNPLIRILYNAYFKYILPLIGRMVSKDKSAYTYLPESVEDFDKNVDLVKLLKEAGFKTAVRHNLTFGLVQVVIGVR; via the coding sequence ATGCAGACTATACCCGCTCATTCGGACAAAAAAACTGAAGTAAAGCGCATATTCGACTCCATAGCCGGAAGCTATGATTTTCTCAATCACCTGCTTTCTGCCGGAGTGGATTTCTACTGGCGAAGAAAAGCGCTTAAACTCACCGCTATGGGGAAAGATGCCATCCTGCTCGATGTCGCCTGCGGCACCGGTGACTTTGCCATCGAAGCACGCAAGCAGGGAGTTAAACATATATACGGCGCCGATTTCTCCGGGAATATGCTCCGCCACTTCAATAAAAAAAGCGACTGGATCATCGGAAAAAATGTTCAGCTCGCTGCCGAACATCTCCCCTTTACGGATGCATATTTTACCAATATTACAGTTGCATTCGGTGTGCGCAATTTTTATGATATACCGATGGCATTCAAAGAATTCGCAAGAGTAATTAAACAGGAAGGCAAGGTAACCATCCTTGAGTTCCGGATGCCTACAAATCCACTGATACGGATTTTATATAATGCCTATTTCAAGTACATACTTCCGCTTATCGGCAGAATGGTGTCCAAGGATAAATCCGCATACACCTATCTACCTGAATCTGTAGAAGATTTTGACAAGAATGTAGATCTGGTAAAACTGCTTAAAGAAGCCGGATTTAAGACCGCTGTCCGTCATAATCTTACCTTTGGTCTGGTACAAGTGGTGATTGGGGTGAGATAG
- a CDS encoding carboxymuconolactone decarboxylase family protein, with the protein MKTKSVAQTRKYRLEMNDRILNAGHKEFNRFFALDSRAYEEGAIPVKMKELMGLVGSMVLRCNDCIFYHIDRSIQEGASKEELQEAFNIALIVGGSIVIPHLRYAFGVMDEIFADIEQEKEKA; encoded by the coding sequence ATGAAAACAAAAAGTGTTGCACAGACAAGAAAATACCGCCTGGAAATGAATGACCGGATTCTGAACGCCGGACACAAGGAATTTAACCGCTTTTTTGCGCTCGACAGCCGTGCCTATGAAGAAGGCGCCATACCTGTTAAAATGAAAGAACTGATGGGGCTGGTCGGCTCAATGGTGCTGCGGTGCAATGACTGCATTTTTTATCATATTGACCGCTCTATTCAGGAGGGGGCTTCAAAGGAAGAACTGCAGGAAGCTTTCAATATCGCGCTGATTGTTGGCGGGTCTATTGTTATCCCGCATCTCCGTTATGCGTTCGGGGTGATGGATGAAATTTTTGCTGATATTGAACAGGAAAAAGAGAAAGCATGA
- the rdgB gene encoding RdgB/HAM1 family non-canonical purine NTP pyrophosphatase has translation MKIVIATNNKKKLAEIQAIMQDERIELISLDRFPGIKDIPETGTTFRENAVIKAKAVYSKTGFPAIADDSGIALDQLDGRPGVYSARYAGKDADDRKNNAKLQEELSAFPEPHTGRYICAAVFYDGARLIASEGKLEGRILTAPRGNNGFGYDPYFLPDGYTITTAEMDPAEKNRISHRYHAFQSLKEKIVNEILTK, from the coding sequence ATGAAAATAGTCATAGCAACCAATAATAAAAAGAAACTGGCGGAAATTCAGGCAATCATGCAGGATGAGCGGATTGAACTGATCTCTCTTGACCGTTTTCCCGGTATTAAGGATATCCCCGAGACCGGAACAACATTCCGCGAGAATGCAGTTATTAAGGCGAAGGCAGTATATAGTAAAACCGGATTCCCGGCGATTGCGGATGACTCAGGCATCGCGCTTGACCAGCTTGACGGGAGACCCGGTGTGTATTCAGCCCGCTACGCCGGAAAGGATGCTGATGACCGGAAGAATAACGCAAAACTTCAGGAGGAGCTTTCTGCGTTCCCGGAACCCCATACAGGACGGTATATATGCGCCGCGGTTTTTTATGACGGTGCCAGACTGATTGCCTCTGAGGGAAAACTGGAAGGCCGGATCTTAACCGCACCACGCGGTAATAACGGATTCGGTTATGACCCATATTTTCTTCCGGACGGCTATACAATTACCACAGCGGAAATGGATCCGGCTGAAAAAAACAGGATAAGCCACCGTTACCATGCATTTCAGAGTTTAAAGGAAAAAATCGTTAATGAAATTCTTACGAAGTAA
- a CDS encoding zf-TFIIB domain-containing protein, with product MKCPVCSVDLVISDRVGIEIDYCPKCRGVWLDRGELDKIIERSAAYEAAAVSSPPPPRDDRRDYDRKKDEYYKKDDDYRKDGYYKKDDYYYKKKKGGFLGEIFDFD from the coding sequence ATGAAATGTCCCGTTTGCAGTGTTGATCTGGTGATTTCAGATCGTGTAGGAATCGAAATTGACTATTGCCCTAAATGCCGCGGTGTGTGGCTTGACCGCGGAGAGCTCGATAAAATTATTGAGCGCAGCGCCGCCTACGAAGCGGCGGCTGTTTCATCGCCTCCTCCTCCCCGCGATGACAGGAGGGATTATGACCGGAAAAAGGATGAATACTACAAGAAAGATGATGATTACCGGAAAGATGGCTACTATAAGAAGGATGATTATTATTACAAGAAGAAAAAAGGGGGATTCCTCGGAGAGATTTTTGACTTTGACTAA
- a CDS encoding ATP-binding cassette domain-containing protein has protein sequence MADVIVDIRDVYKSFGPADILKGVSLTVTEGENLVIFGKSGTGKSVLLKCLVGLLTPDAGDILVWEKHVTQLPAKELNALRLHMGFLFQSAALYDSMTVRENLEFPLRKNYKFTDGEITAKVERALDMVSLSDAIDKMPSELSGGMRKRIGLARSIITEPKLMMYDEPTTGLDPITTKEISKLIRDLQTELKMTSIVVTHDIICATIIADRTIVLKDGVIFFEGNMTELVNSRDPFLVNFFSPDLIEEETGI, from the coding sequence ATGGCCGATGTAATTGTTGATATACGTGATGTATATAAGAGTTTCGGCCCGGCTGATATTCTTAAAGGTGTTTCCCTTACGGTCACCGAGGGTGAGAATCTGGTAATATTCGGCAAAAGCGGCACAGGAAAAAGCGTATTGCTGAAATGCCTTGTCGGGCTTCTGACGCCGGACGCAGGTGATATACTGGTCTGGGAGAAGCATGTGACACAGCTCCCGGCAAAAGAACTGAATGCACTCCGGCTGCACATGGGATTTTTATTTCAGAGCGCGGCATTGTATGACTCCATGACCGTGAGGGAAAATCTGGAGTTTCCCCTCAGAAAAAATTATAAATTTACCGATGGTGAAATCACCGCAAAGGTTGAGCGTGCGCTTGATATGGTCTCTCTGAGTGACGCGATTGATAAAATGCCTTCTGAACTTTCCGGCGGAATGAGAAAACGGATCGGTCTTGCAAGGTCCATCATCACGGAACCAAAACTGATGATGTATGATGAACCGACCACCGGCCTTGACCCGATTACCACAAAGGAGATCAGCAAACTTATCCGTGATCTTCAGACGGAGCTGAAAATGACTTCAATTGTGGTAACGCATGATATCATCTGCGCGACCATTATTGCGGACCGGACGATTGTATTAAAAGACGGCGTAATCTTTTTTGAAGGTAATATGACGGAACTGGTGAACAGCCGTGATCCGTTTCTGGTTAATTTTTTTAGTCCTGATTTGATCGAGGAAGAAACAGGTATATAA
- a CDS encoding TonB-dependent receptor: MLFKTFLSLLFFLPFLAAQQDSVRSYALPPVYISATKTAISPLQVSSTISSVEQTEIRAKSAFTLYDVIKDEFGLTLARYGGPGQLSYIYTRGAAASQTLITLDGIELNMVNDPTNTVDLANIMLDNIERIEIVRGPQSTLYGSEAFGGIINLFSKSGNKDGNSYYAAAEGGSYSSYRASAGLNGAYNNLTYSLQTSRYITEGFSSAAESDGNSEKDGTKNFNLLSTLNYHVTPALKLSFTGKYTDADTDLDQTGGKFGDDPSYLFNLEEMGLKTGLLYELNEGSRVTASASYIRNFRKYKFDSTLYNPASSYSSYDGNKFRTEVLGDFTLTDAIRLTAGAETEKEEAISDYFYNGPFGIYSSTFPKKSVLTASGFLQAQAELYKNLSGSYGIRLDNQERFGNAVTFRIAQGYLIEAISTKLKFTYGNAYKAPSLFYLYDPAYGNADLKPEKSSGWEAGLEHYLSSPSSHIGLTYFRTDYKELFGFDASFRAVNVNSAEAYGAELYFRGDITPGLSIKANYTWMKTADKSPGSDDENKPLLRRPEHKLGINATWQANERVLVNLQTVFTGSREDKDFSTWPAARRELRAYTLLNAAVSYEVYNHITLFARAENLLNAVYQEVLGYGHPERSFYGGFRLDF, translated from the coding sequence ATGTTATTTAAAACTTTTCTCTCACTGCTTTTTTTTCTGCCGTTTCTTGCAGCACAGCAGGATTCCGTCCGTTCCTACGCGCTGCCTCCGGTCTATATCTCGGCCACCAAAACGGCTATTTCACCGCTTCAGGTATCATCTACCATTTCATCTGTTGAGCAGACCGAAATCCGGGCTAAATCAGCGTTCACTCTCTATGATGTGATTAAGGATGAGTTTGGCCTGACACTTGCCCGCTACGGGGGACCCGGCCAGCTTTCTTATATATACACACGCGGAGCCGCGGCCTCTCAGACCCTTATTACTCTTGACGGCATCGAACTGAACATGGTGAACGACCCGACCAATACCGTTGATCTTGCCAATATCATGCTTGATAACATCGAACGGATTGAAATCGTCCGCGGCCCGCAGAGCACCCTGTATGGTTCTGAAGCATTCGGCGGCATCATAAATCTTTTCAGCAAAAGCGGAAACAAAGACGGGAACAGTTACTATGCCGCTGCCGAAGGAGGTTCATACTCCTCTTACCGCGCCTCAGCCGGACTTAACGGAGCGTATAACAATCTCACGTATTCACTGCAGACTTCACGCTATATAACAGAAGGATTTTCATCCGCCGCTGAGTCTGACGGTAACTCGGAAAAAGACGGCACAAAGAATTTCAATTTACTCTCAACGCTAAATTATCATGTCACGCCGGCTTTAAAACTCAGCTTTACCGGCAAATATACTGACGCTGATACTGATCTTGACCAGACCGGCGGCAAGTTTGGTGATGACCCCAGCTATCTCTTTAATCTTGAGGAAATGGGATTAAAGACCGGTCTTCTGTACGAACTGAATGAAGGAAGCCGCGTCACTGCCTCCGCTTCATATATACGGAATTTCAGAAAATATAAATTTGACAGCACCCTTTATAACCCGGCAAGCTCTTACAGCAGCTATGACGGAAACAAATTCCGCACTGAAGTGCTGGGAGATTTCACTCTGACCGATGCGATTCGTCTGACCGCCGGTGCGGAGACGGAAAAAGAGGAAGCAATATCCGACTATTTTTATAACGGCCCCTTTGGTATATACAGCAGCACCTTTCCGAAGAAATCTGTTCTGACAGCTTCAGGTTTTCTGCAGGCTCAGGCGGAGCTGTATAAAAATCTGAGCGGAAGCTACGGCATCCGGCTGGATAATCAGGAGAGATTCGGCAATGCGGTTACTTTCCGCATAGCTCAGGGGTATCTGATTGAAGCTATCAGTACCAAACTGAAATTCACCTACGGCAATGCTTACAAAGCACCGTCACTGTTTTATCTGTATGATCCGGCTTACGGCAATGCAGATCTGAAACCGGAAAAAAGCAGCGGGTGGGAAGCCGGTCTTGAGCATTATCTCAGCTCCCCTTCATCACACATCGGGCTGACTTATTTCCGTACTGATTATAAAGAGCTTTTCGGGTTTGATGCCTCCTTCCGGGCAGTGAATGTGAATTCAGCAGAGGCTTACGGTGCAGAACTCTATTTCAGAGGAGATATAACCCCGGGTCTGAGCATCAAGGCAAACTACACCTGGATGAAGACAGCAGACAAAAGCCCCGGTTCAGATGATGAAAATAAGCCGCTTCTCAGAAGGCCGGAGCATAAACTGGGTATTAACGCAACCTGGCAGGCAAACGAAAGAGTGCTGGTCAATCTGCAGACCGTCTTTACCGGCAGCCGTGAGGATAAAGATTTCAGCACCTGGCCTGCCGCACGCAGGGAGCTGAGAGCCTATACACTTCTTAATGCGGCTGTTTCCTATGAAGTATACAATCATATCACCCTTTTTGCAAGAGCTGAAAATCTGCTGAATGCTGTCTATCAGGAAGTATTGGGTTACGGACATCCTGAAAGGTCATTCTACGGCGGATTCCGGCTCGATTTTTAG
- a CDS encoding MCE family protein, whose translation MAQGANKLRLGVFVVIGSALTILIVFLVGSKESLFSETYTVSAYFSNIGGLRNGAPVRLSGISVGSVSEVKFTGESSGRVEVKMKISEDAMKYLSTSTRATIESEGLVGNQVIVLQITSDNAAKVENGGVIIGVDPVGYGAIIDETRSTLENTKELTRSFAEIVEKVNQGEGTVGKLLNDDQLYRSTVALMTTAERSLNSISNKLDSTTVVVTSMITGIESVIRNVDNIVVKVDDIVQEVNDGKGLLGNLLKDSSRVANQLDAVLSNVISITEDTRLGTARFAENMEALKRNWLFKSYFEQRGFYDKPGYEKELDELLKQINNRIKVLDEKIEVLKKMEK comes from the coding sequence ATGGCCCAGGGTGCAAATAAACTCCGTTTAGGTGTATTCGTTGTTATCGGATCAGCCCTCACGATTTTAATCGTATTTCTGGTCGGAAGCAAGGAATCCCTTTTTTCCGAAACTTATACGGTCTCAGCATATTTTTCCAACATAGGCGGGCTTCGTAATGGTGCTCCGGTGCGTCTGAGCGGTATATCAGTCGGCTCTGTTTCCGAAGTTAAGTTTACCGGCGAATCGTCAGGCCGGGTTGAAGTAAAGATGAAAATTTCGGAAGATGCAATGAAATATCTGAGTACTTCAACCCGCGCTACAATAGAGTCTGAAGGTCTGGTCGGCAATCAGGTCATTGTTCTGCAGATTACCTCTGACAATGCAGCTAAGGTGGAAAACGGAGGAGTGATTATCGGGGTTGATCCGGTCGGATACGGGGCGATTATAGATGAAACACGAAGCACGCTTGAAAACACCAAAGAACTGACCCGCTCTTTCGCGGAAATTGTCGAAAAAGTTAATCAGGGAGAGGGAACCGTAGGAAAACTGCTTAATGATGATCAGCTTTACCGCAGTACCGTGGCGCTGATGACCACAGCGGAGAGAAGTCTTAACTCCATCTCAAATAAACTTGACTCAACCACAGTGGTTGTTACCTCCATGATTACCGGTATTGAATCGGTAATCAGAAACGTTGATAATATTGTGGTGAAGGTGGATGATATCGTTCAGGAAGTGAATGACGGAAAGGGACTGCTCGGAAATTTACTTAAGGACTCAAGCCGTGTGGCAAACCAGCTTGATGCGGTACTTTCAAATGTTATCTCCATCACCGAAGACACCCGCCTCGGAACCGCGCGCTTTGCTGAAAACATGGAAGCACTTAAAAGGAACTGGCTCTTTAAGAGTTATTTTGAACAGCGCGGATTTTATGACAAGCCGGGTTATGAAAAAGAACTTGATGAGCTGCTGAAGCAGATCAATAACAGGATAAAAGTACTGGATGAAAAGATTGAAGTGCTGAAAAAAATGGAGAAATAA
- a CDS encoding ATP-grasp domain-containing protein, producing MKVGVIYNESAPEMYGSQTKADNGELKFIPYFEIEHQSPIDEFEDIAGHLRKQGFDAYAFNIHDSLDKLLDHLTQEKPDVVFNFIEVFGVSSRYEMNIAGIYEMLGIHYTGAPVLTLANCQDKILTKKLLRASGIQVPDFEMVSEPLLHLPKHLKFPVIIKPAYEDASVGIEHDAVVRDEKRMRDRIDYILEHFKQPAILDQYIDGREMNVSVVGDENLEALPISEIDFSEMPGHLDRIVSYQAKWDPHHEAYHRTIPICPAPLTANMTKKIQKIAVNAFRTMNCRDYARIDCRLNKNGDVFVLEVNPNPDLTEGAGFMRSAEAAGYKYGKMLARIVDSAVQRKLRSKI from the coding sequence ATTAAGGTGGGGGTTATTTATAATGAATCAGCGCCCGAAATGTACGGTTCGCAAACCAAAGCGGATAACGGCGAGCTGAAGTTTATCCCCTATTTTGAGATTGAACATCAAAGTCCGATTGATGAATTTGAAGATATAGCCGGACATCTCCGGAAACAGGGCTTTGATGCATACGCTTTTAATATCCACGACAGTCTGGATAAACTTCTTGATCATCTGACTCAGGAAAAGCCGGATGTGGTCTTTAACTTTATTGAGGTTTTTGGTGTCAGTTCGCGCTATGAAATGAATATTGCGGGGATATATGAAATGCTGGGTATTCACTACACAGGAGCACCCGTCCTGACTCTTGCAAACTGCCAGGATAAAATTCTGACAAAAAAACTGCTTCGTGCCTCAGGAATTCAGGTTCCCGATTTTGAAATGGTGAGCGAACCATTGCTGCATCTCCCGAAGCATCTTAAATTTCCCGTGATTATTAAGCCTGCTTATGAGGATGCATCCGTGGGGATTGAGCATGACGCTGTAGTGAGAGATGAAAAACGGATGCGCGATCGCATTGACTATATTCTTGAACACTTTAAACAGCCTGCTATTCTTGATCAATATATTGACGGCAGGGAGATGAATGTTTCGGTCGTGGGGGATGAAAACCTGGAAGCCCTGCCGATAAGTGAAATTGATTTTTCAGAAATGCCGGGTCATCTGGACCGAATTGTGAGCTATCAGGCCAAATGGGATCCTCATCATGAGGCGTATCACCGTACCATCCCGATATGTCCGGCTCCTCTGACGGCCAATATGACAAAAAAGATTCAGAAGATTGCGGTTAATGCATTCCGGACCATGAACTGCAGGGATTATGCCCGGATTGATTGCAGATTGAACAAAAACGGGGATGTATTCGTCTTAGAGGTAAATCCAAATCCCGACCTGACAGAAGGGGCGGGGTTTATGCGCTCGGCTGAGGCCGCTGGTTATAAGTATGGTAAAATGCTCGCAAGGATTGTTGATTCAGCAGTACAAAGAAAACTAAGGAGTAAGATATGA
- a CDS encoding cation transporter, which yields MRSAAAGIAVNALLAVVKITTGFFGNSYALIADGIESASDVLSSMVVFAGLKIAVKPRDENHPYGHGKAEPLAAVLVSAALFGAAIMIAVQSVREIITPHHAPEPYTLIVLLLVVVTKELLYRYVFSVGEEVKSTAVKTDAWHHRSDAITSMAAFVGIVIALAGGEGWEEADDWAALFASAFIIYNAYHLFKPAINEVMDAAPPPYLMKDVKDAALGVEGVLGLDKCFIRKMGFDHFVDLHVIVSGDLSVRKSHEIGHKVKDRILQSVPGITDVLVHIEPEEELEKETSTTKE from the coding sequence ATGAGATCAGCCGCTGCCGGTATAGCGGTTAATGCTCTTCTTGCAGTTGTTAAAATAACCACCGGTTTTTTCGGCAATTCATACGCCCTGATAGCCGACGGCATTGAATCCGCCTCCGATGTGCTGAGTTCTATGGTGGTTTTCGCCGGACTGAAAATAGCCGTTAAACCAAGGGATGAGAACCACCCCTATGGTCATGGAAAAGCAGAGCCCCTTGCGGCTGTTTTGGTTTCAGCAGCCCTTTTCGGAGCAGCTATCATGATCGCTGTTCAGAGTGTAAGGGAAATTATCACACCACATCATGCACCGGAACCCTACACCCTCATTGTGCTGCTGCTTGTGGTTGTTACCAAGGAGCTGTTATACCGGTATGTTTTCAGTGTTGGTGAAGAGGTAAAAAGTACAGCAGTAAAAACTGATGCCTGGCATCACCGGAGTGACGCTATCACCTCCATGGCAGCATTTGTTGGAATCGTTATCGCACTTGCAGGAGGCGAGGGGTGGGAAGAGGCAGACGACTGGGCAGCACTTTTTGCTTCGGCATTTATTATATATAACGCTTACCATCTCTTCAAGCCAGCAATTAATGAGGTGATGGATGCCGCCCCGCCTCCATATCTGATGAAAGATGTGAAGGATGCGGCACTAGGTGTGGAAGGGGTGCTTGGGCTCGATAAATGCTTTATCAGAAAAATGGGTTTTGACCATTTTGTTGATCTGCATGTCATCGTCTCAGGCGACCTGAGCGTAAGAAAAAGCCACGAAATCGGTCATAAAGTGAAAGACCGGATACTGCAATCTGTTCCTGGTATTACCGATGTCCTGGTTCATATTGAACCGGAAGAAGAATTGGAGAAGGAAACATCCACCACAAAAGAATAA